The Triticum urartu cultivar G1812 chromosome 6, Tu2.1, whole genome shotgun sequence genome includes the window CAGGTTCTAATTAGTGGAGGACTACAAAAGTTAAAGAGGTCTTGATGAGATGATTGACATGACATGAATAGTTAATTTGACGTGTATCATGGGCACTTCTTCATTATTCAGTTGCCTCGCTTGAATTTGTGGACCAACTGGTGGGCATAGTTCAGTTTTCACAGATAGCGAAAGCTGCAAAACTGGGTGTGCTAGATTTTGTTCAAAGTGCAAACTTTTATTTGATAAAGCCGGTCAAGTTTACTTGTGTAGATCAATGCAGTACCAACTGTAAAAGAGTTACAACACAAGGTGAAGAGTCTCCTTTTTGTATTACACTGGGATTGAACCCGCATGTTGCTAGGGCAACCCTCTTTTATTTTGGTCTTTAACTCTATTTTCTGGTGTATCTTTGTTTATTGAAAATAGTTTTTGCCCTGCCCTCGACAATTCGCAGTGTGTGCACGACATCTTATATACACTAtggccctgtttggttcagcttttatcgacggattccgctgccgcgcagcagaatctgaaccaaagggcaaacccagcagaatccgattccagaaatccgctgccaaaatttgaaccaaaagcggaagcagcccaggacgtgctttccaaaatctgatttGGATGCGGGCAAAAATCTGAAAAAACTGTATCAGCTGGTTTGTCAAATGACCTATATCTTTTTCACATCAGATTTTTCACAACTGCTTTTAGAAATCCACAAccgaaccaaacagggcctatggctGGCTAATTTAGATAATTACCACCTATGACCACTATCTTGCCTATTTTTCTTGTGATGGCAACCATAAGTAGAGGGTTCAGCAAGGCATTGAGAGAGACAGGTGGCAACTTCTCTACATGTAAAAAAACTATAGAtagagtgtgtgtgtgggggggggggggatagaCTTCTAGAATTTACGCCAGATATAAAAGCGTATGATTACGTGTGGACGTGATGGTGGAAGGGAACTCGAGAATTAGAAAGGTGGAGATAGTGGGTGAAGAAGTATGTCTCATTATCATCAGAATATGAATATGCTCGCATTTAGCGTCTCACCAATGAATATATATTATATGTGAGCTTATTTATCCCCTCAAAAAAATATGACCTTATATTTATTTTAATATTGTTTATACATGTCCACTTTTGAGATCAGAGATGAAAACTAATGGCTTCCAATGATGCTTTGAAAATGCCGATTGACAAAGCTTTATGAAGGACCGGACTGAAAAATTGTCTTGTTTTAACAATCAGAAGAGATGCATACACATAATTATTCTTTATATATTTCTTGTGCATGATAATACAAAAGGTGTGTTTCTATATATATTTGTTTTTGCAGAGTATCAGAGAGATGAAGATGGATTACGATATTCAAATAGAATTCATTGACAAGGGTGTTCAGGCTATGTTGTTGAAATGGGTCAAAAGTCCATTAAGTTTTATACAACAAAaggcccgtggcaacgcacggtcATGTCACACACACTGATGAATTATTGGCATGGGATAATCTCTAGCTAGCGAGCACCTAGCCTGTTTGCTCCATAAAGCACATCTGCACATATATTTTGTACTGTAAGCAATTCCTTTATTCGCCTTCAAAATCTAAATAGTATGGAAATCAGGAAAATTATATAGCTATTTGGGtgtatctctactcctaatgtcaGGGTTATTTTATCAACTACTGGGTTGTTGATCGACATTACGGTTTAATTCTTACACGAATTAATGTTGACTCGATTCCCTGTAGTAGGTTGAGAGGCTTCTCCTCTCATGATTTACTCAGTAGTTTGCTTGGCTCCATGATCCTCATGATTTCTTTAAATTTTTCTGTAGGAGCTCGATAAAAAATAACCTAAGAAAAATATGTCGTTCTTCTCTACAATGGTTGCGTGTGGAATTTGAGGAGAATCTGTGCACCAACATCCGACTGCTTGATGTTGCTCTGATCATATTGTGTAAATATATTTCTAATAAAGCAATCGCCCCATGGTGTACATGTTAGAAATAACAAGATGTAATCATCAAGTGTGAGAGATGGCAACATCATGATGGGATGGTATGTACTGTTGTGCTCATCAATAGGTTAGTCTTTCGTTCTCTTGTAGACAGATGTTTTTTGTTATGCAAACAATTAGGAAATATCTAATTTCTATGTACGTCCAAATATATATAAGTGGTTGTTGTTAACACTGAGTTTGGATTTGTTAATGGTCGCTGCATTTGGTCTATCCCGAGCCTCTGGCTGTGGATCATGTTCTTTTGATATCCGCTTGGCACACTATGTTATCTCTGGTTGTGGTTGTGGTTGGACTTCTGGTATGTGTTACCTCTAAATTTGCAGCAAATAGCATTTCATTAGAGATGGCTTTGCAGCAAATTGCAAATCGCGCAAACCAAGCCATCGCCGCCTCGTCGCTCTTGCCGGGAGCAACAACAACCGCCGGTCTCTTCTTAGCCGGCATCTCCTCCATCCGGATGCCCTGCGGCACGAGCCACTCCGCCACCGCATGGGACTCGACCTCCGGGATGTTTAGGTCCGTCTTCGGCCGTCCGGCACGCCACACCACCACGCCGTAGGCACACGCGGCCTCATCGGCGGTGGGATACGTGCCGAGCCACCGACGCTGCCCGGCATCAGAGAACTCCAGTCCGAAGTTCTCGGACGGCTTCGCCCTCATGCCGAAGAAACCGGACTTGCCCTTCGGCATCTTCTTCGACGCCATAGGGGAGCGGGCGGCGGCTGAGCGGGGAGTGTCGTGGTTCTaggtctgacagtagtgtaggggggtaagtatggagaggcaagatcttagctgtggagaagttgtaagcacgcaaggtttacgagttcaggcccttctcggaggaagtaatagccctacgtctcggagcccggaggcggtcgactggattatatgaaTATGGGTTACAGAGGTGcaaacccttgtctcggaggagggggtggcttatatagagtgcgccaggaccccggccagcccacgttacaaagggttcaatgtacattaaggcagggcgttactgataacgctagtaataaagtgttATGATGACCATAAAAACTACTTAATGatcgaccgttagcgtgcggagtgacttcaGGTCTCTTGGCCGTTGAGTGgctggatcttggtcgagtgattgcttcttggtcgagcgtcttcgagtctgtcgagtggaacacctccaagtcgattgaaaggtggtttcttctagagatgtccttgggtagggcagttaggacaggtccatgatcCTACCCTAGGTATATAGCTTCATCAGGGAGCGGGGCGGAGGCGGACGGAGCGGGGCGGAGGCggacggggcggggcggcggacaGACCGGAGAGGAGGCGGACGGAGCAGGGCCGGGCGAAGGATGGACCGGAGGCAGAGGCGGCCGGAGAGGAGGCGGGCGGGGCGGAGGCGGCCGGAGCGGAGGCGAACGCAATGGGGCTgcgcggcggcaggcggcggcctAGGCGGAGTGGAATCAATGACGGGGGTCTGGATCTACGGTGAGGCAAGCCCTTAAAAAATTAACATGTAACTCTTGCAAACTATTTCAAACACGGGCACCCTACCAGTGCTCTTATATTCCTACTATATCGACCACTTGTAGCTCTCCGTTAATAAAAGAACATGCCGTGGTACTATATATAACTCGCTAGCCCGCGCTTGCTCTAAACATCCATTACCTCCAAATCAAAGCTAAATTCACCCCGCATACCTAAATGGCACTGCTCGGAAATCTAACAGCAAGCCCCACGGCCGCCATCATTCGTAAGATGCGGCAGGCGCAGCGCGCCGACGGCCCAGCGTCCGTGCTGGCTATCGGAACGGCGAACCCGGCGAACTGCGTGCGCCAGGACGAGTACGCGGACTACTACTTCCGCGTCACCCAAAAGCAGCACCTCACCAAGCTCAAATCCAAGCTCAACAGAATCTGTATGCGACATCTTCAATTACTCTGTTAGTCCCACTGTAAACCCGTGAGACTGATGCATGCTCGCGCGTTTGCTCCCATCCCATGCATGGCTGCGTACGTGTTTGATCAGGTGACAGGTCGGCCATCAAGAAGCGCTACTTCCACCACACGGAGGAGTTGCTGCAGCATCACCCGGAGTTCATCGACCGCACGTTGCCATCCCTAGATGCCCGGATGGACATCGCGGCCACCGCCGTTCCGGACCTCGCGGCAGCGGCAGCGGGCAAGGCCATCGCGGAGTGGGGCCGCCCAGCCGCCGACATCACCCACCTCGTCGTCAGCACCTACTCCGGCGCCCACATGCCGGGCGTCGACCTCCGCCTGGCCTCCCTCCTCGGCCTCGACCCGTCCGTCCGCCGCACCATGCTCTACCTCAACGGCTGCTCCAGCGGGTCCGCCGCGCTCCGCGTCGCCAAGGACATCGCCGAGAACAACCGCGGTGCCCGCGTCCTCGTCGCCTGCGCCGAGCTCACCCTCATCTTGTTCCGCGCGCCCGACGAGGCCCACGTCGACACGATCATCATGCAGGCTCTCTTCGGCGACGGCGCGGCCGCCGTGATAGTCGGAGCCGAACCCGACGCCTCCGCCGAGCGCCCGATTTTCGAGATGGTGGCCGCCTCGCAGAGCGTGATACCTGAGAGTACGCACGGCGCGGTGGGGCGACTTCGGGAAGACGGGCTCGTCTTCAACCCTTCCTTCGAGATGCCGGCGCTGATCCGGGAAAACATCGAGCAGTGCATGGCCGACGCAGTCGGGCCGCTTGGGTTGAGCGGTGGCTGGAACGACCTTTTCTGGGCGGTGCATCCCGGCGGGCGGGCAATCTTGGACAGCGTGGAGGCGGGACTCCGGTTGGAGCCCAAGAAGCTGACGGCAAGCCGACATGTACTCAGTGAGTACGGAAACATGTCCGGGCCGACAGTGATCTTCGTCCTCGACGAGATCCGCCGCCGTCGTGAGCATGTGGTGGGTCGCCACGGTCTGGGTGTATTGCTTGGGCTCGGACCGGGTGTCACGGTTGAGACGATGGTGTTGCGTGCCGCCTGTGGTAGCTAAAACTAGTAGCTACTTCCTCCGTCCGTCCTTATTAGTCCCTTGTATTTCAATTTTGAACCGAATATGAAACAACTTTATTTAATAAATATATGTGTTGTAAATTTGATCATAATATGTAAAAATGTATTGTCTTTTTTATGTACGCTCTACTCTCTTCATTTCAGTTCAAAGGGTCCAGCCGAAAAATCTCTTCAATCAACGCATATGATGAGTGATAGAACAAATTTTGTAGTTTGCAATTATGCGCAAAAAAAAAatgtagtttgcaaaactactccctccgtccgacgATACAAAATGTCTTGCAAGCTGTCTTCTGAAAGCATTGACTTCATGACCTTGATTTGTTGGTCTTGGCATTCACGATGATCATCCTTGTCCTGATTGTATTTGGTCGAACACAGTGACGACATAAGCGTGTTATAACTTTTTGAAGGCATTACTGTGGAAAAATCAACTTAGTTGTAGGTATTTCATACATAGCCTGTAATAAAGCTGGCATAATTGTCAGTCCTTCATTCTGCTAGTCGGTGATTTTAGCCTTGTTCCCGTGCATCAACTTTAATACAATAATACTGTATATATTTGAAGATGCAGAGGCTAGAAGCcatctttcttttttctaaacaAGATTGTACTCCTTCATTTTCAGTTTAAAGCGCCTATCTTGATAAAAAGCAATTTCTTAGTCCCATTTTTTACTTTTCTCCATCCTATGTTTATATTTTAAGCCATATTAAATCACTGAATGCAATGATTAGATGAAAACACACAAATGCATGTATAACTGCTGCTGCTCatttaggctagtcatagtgagAGTAATATAAGTAGTAACGTAGATGCCATATAAACAAAAAAGATGATGTGTCATGTAATTAAAGAGGAGAGAGACAAATAGAATAACATAATATGTTACCATCACATAGCGGTTCCCAATACAAAATGAGTCTACGAAGCAATAAATGAAGATACGTATATTACTACACCTATATGACACTTCCcgctatgaaggtagtaacacgAACTAGTAACATATGTAtattactagtctaagttactccccactatgactagccttagtGGTAATGTATGCATGCATTGCACTTCATGTAGATTAATGCGTCGACAAATATTATGTTTCAGGGAAAACACACCTACTTATTAAATACTCCCTCGGTCCCACAATATAAGACGTTTTCAGAGGACTTCCTCTCGTCTTCTCCCCTTTTTTCTCCAGACTTCATCGGCAAATGCGTGGATTCGCCTCCCCTCTGCCTGCCACTCTGGCGGCCGGCAGAGGGGAGAGGAATCATGGTGCCTCCATTCCAGTTAGTAGTTTACGTTAAGGTTTTTTCGTCCTCGTAGGTGCGGCGCTCGGGTAGATGGCGGTGTTTCTTCTTCAAGTCTGTCTTCCGAGATTCAGTCCCCCTCGAGTTTGTCCGTTTGGACGTAGTCGGCAGAGCTCTGGTGTAGAATCATGTCATCTCCTTGGGGCGGTGAGGTTACGGTTTCTCGTCATGTGATGAGACTCGGCGCAAGTTGCTTCAGATCTATGCAACAGTTCAACGGTGACAACTGCGGCTCCAGGATGCTAGTCTTTAGaggcacgtgcatgaagacttcacGATTGTCATCGGCATGGTCAAGTCGGCTCCGGTAGGGGA containing:
- the LOC125513206 gene encoding bisdemethoxycurcumin synthase-like, which translates into the protein MALLGNLTASPTAAIIRKMRQAQRADGPASVLAIGTANPANCVRQDEYADYYFRVTQKQHLTKLKSKLNRICDRSAIKKRYFHHTEELLQHHPEFIDRTLPSLDARMDIAATAVPDLAAAAAGKAIAEWGRPAADITHLVVSTYSGAHMPGVDLRLASLLGLDPSVRRTMLYLNGCSSGSAALRVAKDIAENNRGARVLVACAELTLILFRAPDEAHVDTIIMQALFGDGAAAVIVGAEPDASAERPIFEMVAASQSVIPESTHGAVGRLREDGLVFNPSFEMPALIRENIEQCMADAVGPLGLSGGWNDLFWAVHPGGRAILDSVEAGLRLEPKKLTASRHVLSEYGNMSGPTVIFVLDEIRRRREHVVGRHGLGVLLGLGPGVTVETMVLRAACGS